A segment of the Panicum hallii strain FIL2 chromosome 1, PHallii_v3.1, whole genome shotgun sequence genome:
AGGGACGGGAAGTCGCTGAGCAGTCAACAAGGTAAGGGAACAGGGAAGTCTTCACTTCGATGGACTCGATGGGTAGATTTGCGGATGGGCTTAAGCGAATATTATAATTGGCAACATATCAGATGCAAATCAGGCTATTCGTGTAAATTcgtgcaaaccaactaacaaaagtcgcaaaaaattctcaaaaaaattatgtatatacttCATAGCCTTCCTTACCactgtataaaatttcaagttcagATTCATCATATGTTAAAAGATAAAAAAAAACAGAAAGTTTTAAGAgttttctcttttatttatctctcagaattttctctttttagtatctcttaacatatgatgaatttgaacttgaaattttatacaTTGGTAGAGTAGTCTATGAAGTATATACATAATTTGTTTGACAATTTTTTGCGACTTTTGTTAGTTGATTTGCACGGATACCCTGCTTTGCATCTGATATGTTGCCATTATAATTGGCCCGTTATAAAAAATTCCACGAGTTCCAGTGCGGACAATCGCATTCAGCAATGCGGCCCGACGCGGCTTCTTCCTAATTTCCTGCGCCTCTTTCCCTCACGCTCAGGTCAGAGTTGGATCTCTGGCAAACGGTAGACAGCGCACCGTCGAAATTCCGGGGTTCTAGGCTTCTGGCAGGAAAAATTAAGGTGCGGCGGCTGCCACACCTTACCATACCGGGCCCTCCGCCATAAGCTCCTGGATCCCGCGCCATGTCTTCTTTCATCCTGCGCAATCCAACCACATCCACCAGAGTTTATTGCTGTTCCAGCTTCCTTGCAAATATATGATCAAATGACATATGTTTTGCCCACATCGTCAGAGTGTGTGAATTTGGCGGCTAGATCCGGCCTGTCTTTTCTTTCCTCATCCACCACAAGTAAGGAGCAAAGGCGCAGTCCACCAACACTTGCATAGCCCCTTTTGCATTTTGGTTTGGATTTTGATGACCTCGCATTCGTAACATGGCATTATTCTTTTGACCTAGAGCCGAATAGCCGGTGACCATGTCGCAAGATTCGGAAAAAAGGCATAGAGATGCGAGAATAAGGCCCTGTTTGGGGGCCGCTTATCAACAGCTTCTGCGGCCCGAGAAAGCACTTCTACACCAAACGCGTCGCTTCTCCAGCGCGGCCCGAGAAAGCGCGTCTCGCTTTCTTCGTAAAAAACAGAAGGAGCGAAAAGCGGCCCGACCCCCGCTTTTCACCGCTTCTCCCGTCTCCGCCTCGTCCTCTCCGGTCTCCTCGTCCTCTCCGCCCCTTCCCGTCGCCCATgcggccgccgtccccgagatCCGGCGCCCCAAGCTCCGGCCCCCGTGCTCCGCCACCCGACGGCTCCGCGAAGGGAAGAGCTCCCAGAGCTCACGGTGCCCCGACCCGAGCTCGCGAGTCCCCGCCTTCCCCGACCCGAGCTCgtgcccgccgccggccgccatcccGGACCCAAGCTCGCGATTCCTCACCGTCCCCGACCTGAGcttgcgcccgccgccgccggccgccgtcctcGGACCCAAGCTCGAGAGTCCCTGCCGTCCCCGACCCAAGCTTGCGCCGGCCGCCGTCCCCGACCCAAACTCGCGAGTCCCCGACCCGTgctcgcgcccgccgccgccggccaccgtctCTGACCCGAGCTCACGAGTCCCCGCCGTCCCTGACCCGAGCTCGCGCCTACAGCCCCGAGCCCAGACGCCGACGCGTGCGCCCCCTGCCAAACACCCCGCTTCTCTGCAGCGCCTCTGGAAAGCCGCTGCTCTGGGCAGCTGGTGAGAAGCCGCTGGAGCAACAAGCTCCAGCGGTGCCAAACGGGGCCTAAGGCTCACCTACTGACTACCAGCCCACGGATACCCGGATTCCAAACGGTACTTCGTTCTTTACAAGTGGCGGATGTACGGATCTAGAATTTTAACTTAGAGTATGCCACACAAATTCTTTTACATTATATATAATTCAGTAACTAAAAAATTTGCCACGCAGTCTGGTATGCAAGTATAAAATAACTAAAAgtatcataattaattttaaaGATCTCATAATATCTTAAATAGTCTTGGCGTATATTTCAAAAAAATAGATGCAATATCTCAATTTCCTTTTCATATTCAACAATTATACAAATAAAACATGAAATTGTAGAAAAAACATAATGCATCAACAAATAACTCCAACAACTCGTCTACTAAATTTTAGATATCATAAGCAAGGAACAAATTTTAGACATCGAGACAATAAACTCAGATGAGCAAGGAACATAATTCATCACCTGGTATCTGCAATTTTCAATCTCACATGGAATACCATCACATTTAAACAGTACACTCACATCAAATGCAAACTAATTTTACCGGCCAAGATGTCTAGATCTGCTCTGCAGCAGTGCAGGTGCAGGGGAGAGTACAGAGGAAATTGCAGAGGGGAAAGGATGCAGGTCACCTCAGCGCAGCGGAGAGGGAGGCAGCTCGCCATGCGCAGCTGGACGGACGAGTCAAGCTAGCGTCTAGCGACCGTGCGGGGTCGCTATGACGCCGCGCCGTTGGGTGGCAAATTTTACACATGCAACTTGGTTGGATCAAGGGTACAAAGCAGCTgttatttttttttctctctgaAAGAAAATGTCGCAAAGCAACTTCACAAATCACTGGTGCGGTTTTGAATCTTGCAAGAGGTTCAGCAACACATGTTCAGACACCATGACCGATCAAATTAGATTTGGAATTGAACTGAGGTTAGGCCTGAACTTGCTTCGGTTCCGCTCCCGACGGGATGAAGCTGGGCTCAACCTCTGCCTTGAGTGCCTCAGCACTTAGACCCGTGCCAGAGCCAGCGCCCGGACAAGGCTGCTCATGACCAGGTCTATTGCGCAGCATCTCCAACAAAAATTCAAGAACAATAGGCTCGAAACCCGGCATCTTGGAGTATCCCGGGCAGTAGTTGATGTCGAGGATGAGGTACTTGGCGTCGCCGTCAGGGTCGCTCGCCCGGATCAGGTCGAAGTTGATGAGGTGCAAGCCCAGCGCCCGCCGCAGCTCGCGGGCGACCCTGTTCACGAAGTCCTGGGGCGGCATCTcgacgtcgccggcggccgggggcgggaGGAGGGAGATGTTGGCGAAGGGGgctgcggcgtcggcggcgaggtcgtgCAGGCGCGCGTCGGCCACGTCCGGCAGGCTGCTCCGCATCACGCAGGTGGCGTGGTCGCCCACCACGTAGACCTTAAAGAGCACGCCGCCGTGGTTGACGAACTCCTGGAGCACCACCGGCGCGCGGAGGCCGCGCAGGCCCTCGCGCCGGTACACGAGGCACAGGTCGTGCGACGCGGCGCTGCCGTCGACCTCCACCGGCTTGGCGATGAGCGGGAACCGGAGGCCGCCGAGGGCCGCGTCCGCGTCGTCGCAGGCCAGCGCCGCGGCGTCGGCGACGAAGACCTGCCTGGGCGTGGCCACGGCGCCCTCCGTCGCGACGCCGAGGCCGGCGACGACGTCGAGCATGGTGAAGCGGTCGAGGATGCGCTCGATGGCGGCGGGCGGGTCGACGACGGGGACGTCCGGGTGCAGCGCGGAGAAGGCCTCCAGCTGCGCGCGCCACGCCTGGCCGTGGAGCTTGTGGACGATGAGGTCGAAGGGGCCCTGCTCCGCGAGAGGGCGCGACGCGTCGACGGCCTCGAGCCGgacgccgtgccgcgccgcaaGGTCCAGGAAGGACGGCTGGATGAAGGTGTCATGCTTGTTGGGCAGCATCGCGTAGCCGATGGTGTAGGTGTGAGGCCGCGGCGAGCTGCTGGAGTCTGCCGGGGAGGAGGAGTTGGCCGCCATGATCGAGCTTGAATCTTTTGCTTCAACTGCTCCTGTCTTGTACAATTGTCCTAGTGCAAAGTAGAGAGTGGATGGTATGCTGCCTCTCGCAACTTGTAGCAGTACTATGCGTACCACCACGGTAGCTTAAATAGCAGCTGTGCGAGCTCACTTTTGCACAACACGTAGACGACAACTTAAAATTGGTGAGCGTGTCGGTGTGCTGAAAATTCACTCCAAATTGTTCGCTTCAATCAGATATATTCGAATATGCTTTCGTTTTGTTTGAGCGGTACGCTATCTCAATACAGACCTGTCTGTTATTTCACTGTAGGAACACCCCATTTTCACAACCCGCTCCTATAAATAAAGCGGGGTACTGTAGTATCCGACCCGctctagaaaaatatttttaggcaCGGATTACGTCATCATCCGATCCTGCAAATGAGGTCATTTTTAGTGACGGGTGATGGTATCATCTGTCCCTAAAAATGGTATTTCTAGGGGAGGGTGATGCTATCACCCGCCCCTGGAAATATTGGTATTTTTAGAGATGGGTGATGGTGTCATCAGTCCCTAAAAACGTATTTCTAGGGGCAGGTGATGGCATGATCCGTCCCTAAAAATAGTTCCACACagaaaattcataactttttcatataATCTCGGATGAAGTTAAACTTTgtatcaaaattgtagagaatgGTGAGATCTAAAATTTTATAGTTGATAGCCTTTTCATTTAAGATCATTTAATGATCCAAGAAAGTATTATAAACCTATATATGGCTATGACTGTACAGTATCTCGTACAACTCAAGTTATACTTTGAGGTTTCaacaatcttaacctttatatacactgaaatatacttagcatatttttttatctatagttcacaataaccatagtgtagaaattttacttttttatttgttttgctatatgtaaagatttaaatgaatttttagaataaaattgaaaaaatatttttaggggcgggtggtggcttcacccgcctctagaaaatatttctaggggcatcacccgcccctacaaatcaatttcagagttaatataaaagaatagcataccTATAGAGTCACAAGTGACTGTGTAGTATAGTGAAGATGAAGGTACGTGCGAGCCTTGACGTATGCGGTTTGAACGCCGAAGTGATGCAAGTGTGTATATTTCGTAAAAAAATTGTAACTCGGTAGTACAAGGGCCTATGGTGGTGGCTGGTTGGCTgcaatatatttttatttttctgttTTTAAATTTATTATTTTCTAGAaattatttttaggggcgggcgCGTTATCCGCCCCTAAAAATCGTATTTTTAGCTGCGAGAAATAGGGACGGATGTGGTACTGCCAATACGTTTTTACCTGCCCCTAAAAACCTTCTTCGTAGCAGTGCTTACTACCCGTATGCTATCTTTTATACACACACTTTACTGTAGCATGTAGCACATCTATGAACCTTTTCTAAAATAAATGTAGCACATCCATGTAATATTATTCTATTAATCTGGGCGGTAGGCAGAAAAAAATAAAATGGCCCATCTCATACTTCCACGCAAAAGCACATGCATCAATATCTTTCCAAAATACCGACCCGATCTATCTAATCGCCGACCAATCCGAGGAAGAGAAACTAGTCAAACTACCCGTAGTCCCCCATCTTTAATTTCACATTAAATCCGCGTAAGTTAGGGCCGGCAATCCTAACTGCGGGCACGGGTAACCGCAGGTTTTGTACCGACGAGTGAGAGTATACGTATAATACCTTCCGCGGCCGGGTCGGATACGGGATACATTATTGCCTGCAGGTACCCATCCCGAAACATAAGTATTGTGACCTAGAGAAACCATATTATTATCATGTCTCATTCTAGTGTAGATTATATGAACTACATAGAACTAATGTGTGAACTGTAAATGGCAAGTTAGATTTCGCTTAATTATTTGCTAGCAGTGTACCTTGTTATTGCTTGTCGCTTCTCATATGAAATACTTGACTCAAAAATTTATATGGATGCAACTATAAAGTATTCCCCAAAGATAAGAATAAATTATGTTGGACAAAGTATTTAGATCTTTGTACTATAAAGGTTTGCATTGACTTGTATGGGTGGTATATTATTCATATCATTAGAATGACATGTTATTTGTGTTCTTATAAATCGATCCGACGGATATCCGAAACCAGTTAGGTACCGGTACAAGAATGAAATCTTACCTGATATATAGCCTTCGCGGGTATGGataaaatttgaactttcaGGTATCATCGGGTGGGTATTTACTCTACTTGCGCCTTACCCGACCTGTTGCCTTCCCTAGTGCTTACCAAGTGCTTACCAATACAAGATAAAAGAACTTCATGATAAATTGGTAATTGATCAAAATAGCCTCATCTAAGAATTCATAGGCACTTGGCAAAAGGTACGGTTCCCCAAAAAGAGCTACCACACGCCAAAATATTATtagttttctttattttttttgcCACTAGCTATAACAAAAGTATATCTAGACCAAGTAACATCACCAGCAACAGCTAAGATACAACAAAACTTTATGAGGAATGTCGGTGCAAAATCAAACAAGAAATTGAAGCAATGGAAGGTAGTTGGGATAGGTATACTCAAGAATGGAGTTTTGACCTATCAGAACACCGTATATGTTGTAATTCGCTAGCAATTGATGGGCCTATGCAACAAATTTGTTGGTGGCCTATTACTTCATCAGGATGTTTAGGAAAACCTAATTAGTTTAAAGATAAACTAATTCTCTTATTCTAAACAACATATATTAAATATGAAGTGAGTACGTATATCAATAAGTAATATTATTGAACTGAAGATATGATTTCATGTTCTAAAAAACCCCAAAAAAACCCCAAAATAGAAATAGAAAAACTAAAATGAGATGGCTCTCATTTAAAGTTAATGTGACACTACTACAGATCTACTCTTTCCAAACATCCCATCATCGTCCGGTCAAACCGAACCGGCGGTGACGGGTCATCATCGCTGAACCCAAAGTTGGTGGCTGGAGTAGCCGTTGGGACCGGCAGTGATGCCCATCATCACTGTTGGCCCGTATTACGAACCAATGGTGATAATGCTGACGGTCATCACCGTCGGTTCAAGTTATGAACCGGCGGTGATGACCTGTGTGACACCCTAgctgtcaaaattgtaacacattaggaaagaataTGTAATGtaggtattgaattgagtgacattgagtgaatgtgtggaaataaggacttatgtgtaattttacaaaaatataagtccttttatgcaaactatttgaattacaaaggtaacttttaaattctaccaggggttaaagtgtaagaataatagtcatcattgcagtacataaaatttgcaattaagtccaaaaatatatgaaatttaccctaataaggacaaaaactttataaagtttgaattaagtccaagattttaaaataaaaccctatcctttgagtttttgaatttgaaccctaaataaaagttgtaggttttgaaaagttctacaattcttgttttgaccattttctcatttgggatataaaacagtgagaaaatctAATTTTACATcgaggtccctggaatttttgaagTTTACACCTCAGCTCCTGgcgccctcccccccccccccctcttcttcctctgctccccctctgccgcgcagcaggccgccgccgctcaccgccgctgcagctctgccgacgccacctcctgcctctggTAGCCCCCACGCGTCGCGCCCAAGCTTGcccaccgccctagccccttcctgctggccttccccgagcgtgccacgccgctccaccgcccgaccgagccgccacgcacgccgtcggCCGCCGACAGCTGCTACCACTCGCCGTGCCCTTTTCCGGTCTTGAACCATGCTCCAGGatgctcctcgacttcttttaccccTCATGCGCCCGTTGTTGCCTTCTTCTTTCCTCTGTTCGACTGctttcaccggacctccgccgcagcccctgtccgccgtcgtcagccgcctccaccgccccgcACGCTAAAGCCAGTGCCCCACCGGCACCGccgcaacccactgaagctTCCTGACCGGTTCAATTTCATTCCCTCGCACCCACGTAGCCGGACCACGGTGCCGGTGAACTCTTCCTTGCCGCCGTCCCAGGTCGCCATGGGGACCCATCCTTCCGGCCGTCCTAGCTCCCGCCAGGGAGCTTGGGAGAACTGCCTTGATCCCCTGAAGCTATTCCCCCCACCTctgatccaccgccggtgagccccatgctggaacaccgccgccgtagtcaagctccatcgccgccgcctcggatTGTcatcgttccaccccctcctgTCGACCCCGACattcacatcacccccagcaaggtccACTCTAACCCCCTggtccttcctggccggttccccctcgccgccggtgaccaccgtcgccggaatttggatggcgagtctcggctctcttccccgatgagccaaggacttgattgcagtactCTAAATCcttctgagggcctggctggAAGATTCCAatccctcccttcaattcaaaatcagtgatctttagaaatttgtatgaattcataggaaattcagaaaaatgtcaaactagttttttttaatctttgaagtaaactctacaacttttatgttatAGTCTTGAGCTGAAtgagtgaatattttgaattagaataaatattaggaaatagttgtgctaattagatctcttgatccatagctatgctgttgatgacatttgaaacataggatgtgtgtctcatgtatagctttatgtaaaatttgtagactcagaactgtttcctagctatgatgtttaagtgtctttgttttatattgatgaaagctttaggatttattcaaggcTGAATCTATTAGTttttgtagctgaaaattttagtctaactttctttcagcatgtgtaatccatgataaaatatTGGATACCAGTAGTATAGGTTAGACTAAGATataaatttaagcttagattcaaagataaatcatgaataatagttctcgtttatgaaaatttatgaaattaaattagagtgttactcTTAAGTAGAGTAATATGTTCACCAAATTTCAGCACAAGATCTTGTATAGAACTTcggatataaatagatcttaatatcataatgctgtttttgtttattttatagcataattgctataaggataaaaatcttgataaaatcacagtagcttagattcaTATTAACCTTTCTCCAAtaaatttttatccttaggtttgcagtagatcaaactagaaaaatagttcatgatgTAAATGTTGTTTGATTAATGAAATAGTACATGATCTAAATAGTTCAGATCACATGTCATTTAATGTaattaggtaattatgtttatactcgataaatgattgcccagtatgaGAATAGATGATATGTTTGCTAAATAGGATATTTGTTTATtagattacaactttatcgtgaaaagaaatggaagtgtatgcatttcctcaactgatagactcgacaactctcgctgacggagattactagctgatcccggaaccagaagaaggaatttctgaagaccctgggaacGTCACCAGAGATCTAACAGAAGCCCTGAACCCCGGTTCAGAAACTTTTAGTAGTGACATCTCTGatcccagccccaccagtgaaggcaagccccggacataaaccgctattttcactacactgcaatttatatattcgtgtatatctacttgtgcatttaagtttccaggaattgtattgaaacattagttgcatattcctaggaacctatgtattgaatattagaacctgagtccgactagccgccaagctaataagaccggtagaagtcgagtgattccttgtcactcgcgagctttataggagttgcaatgtttacattcctacaaccactataaggatgatggacggggttgtgattatgattcatgatcTTGGCAAAAACCCCATCTGTACtgataaaaatttgataaggtcgcagtgtgtggtagcggtggttaagcgtttgaaagtactagccatatgccacgaaatatggtaagcggtaagtctagtaaccgatcggcccgaggagtggacataccccccaccactcgtaatttggtttttcgcacatgcaccaacgtgcgggagtacattccgcagCGGATGTGAGTACATCCTACAGTCACacacactgtaggagtacgtttcgcacagcggacagggatacggtcatgtagtcgcgctacagacgtacatcctgcacatttgatgtgcgtatggtcctacagtcgcttgtggtggcactgatccacgagtcggaatgaaaggcaaatggttgcttcggaacgatcattggatgttccaagcgtctAAG
Coding sequences within it:
- the LOC112895088 gene encoding inositol-tetrakisphosphate 1-kinase 4-like, giving the protein MAANSSSPADSSSSPRPHTYTIGYAMLPNKHDTFIQPSFLDLAARHGVRLEAVDASRPLAEQGPFDLIVHKLHGQAWRAQLEAFSALHPDVPVVDPPAAIERILDRFTMLDVVAGLGVATEGAVATPRQVFVADAAALACDDADAALGGLRFPLIAKPVEVDGSAASHDLCLVYRREGLRGLRAPVVLQEFVNHGGVLFKVYVVGDHATCVMRSSLPDVADARLHDLAADAAAPFANISLLPPPAAGDVEMPPQDFVNRVARELRRALGLHLINFDLIRASDPDGDAKYLILDINYCPGYSKMPGFEPIVLEFLLEMLRNRPGHEQPCPGAGSGTGLSAEALKAEVEPSFIPSGAEPKQVQA